A window of Candidatus Binataceae bacterium genomic DNA:
GACGCACCGCGGATGGGCGGCGGCGGATTCTCCGCCGCCGCCCATCCGCGCCGCCGCCGGTGCGGCCGCCGCCTCGGCAGGACCGGCGGCGGCCGCTACGGCGGCAAGCGCCGCGCCTGGCGGCGCGAAGCAGCCGAGCGCGCTTGCAACATCTCAGACGGTCGCCTCGCCGCCGCGGGCCGACGAACGCGTTGCAGTAGTCAACTTCCTCGGCGACACGATCGCTTGGTACCGCGCACTCGAAGCCGAGGAACGGTTGGCGACCGAGCCGGCCGAGATGCTCTTCGTCGACGACGACCGCCGGATGGCGCTCGAGGCGGTTAAGGTCGCCTTCGAATACGCGCGCGCCGAGGCCGCGTTGCTGAAGGCCGAAAAGGCCGTTGCCGACGCCAGCGCGGGGCCAGCCGCGCCTGGCGCTGCTGGGGCAGGGAAGGGCGAAACGTCAACTGCGTTGCCGGGGCTCGCTGGCCTGACTGCTCGGATCCAGGACCAGCAGAAGGCGCTGGATAAGCTCAAGCAGGAGACGGTTCAGCTCAATGCGCAGATGGCAAGCGCCAAGGGAGTGCAGCGCACAACACTCGCGCGCCAGCTCGCGATCGTGCAGAGCCAGACGGAACTCGCGCAGTCGCGGCTCGATTCGTACAACGCGATCGTTCAGTTCGAGACCACCAATGTCCTGGTTCCGGGTCAGAGCGCAGGCCTCTCGGCGCAGATCGACGCGCTCGAGCGCGGCATCCCGCAGTTGAGTGCGCCGTCCAAGGCCGCAGGGGCAGTGCCCGCGGCTCCGCAACCTGGGGCAGCGGTCGCGGCGCATGGCGCGGACCTGACTCCGCCGGCGCCCGATAGCGGGCTGCTGGGGGCGGTCGAGGCGCTCATACGGCTGGGCAAAGCGCAGAGCGAGCTCAGTGCGAGGGTCAGCGAGACCCGGCTCCTCGGATCGCAGGCCGAAGCCGCACGCACGTCCTTGGTTGCGCGTTTGCGCGAGCTCAACGCCCGCGCCGACGCGCTTGCGGCCACGCCGGATAGCGACGACCTCGCCGCCAGTCGCGCGCGCAAGCGGCAGTTCGACGATCTGATCAAGCGCCACAAAATGATCACCGATGCGCTCTTGCCGCTGGCCAAGCAGCGTGTGGTGCTGCAGCTGTATTCGGCGAATCTCCAGCAATGGATCGGCACCGTGAGG
This region includes:
- a CDS encoding mechanosensitive ion channel domain-containing protein translates to THRGWAAADSPPPPIRAAAGAAAASAGPAAAATAASAAPGGAKQPSALATSQTVASPPRADERVAVVNFLGDTIAWYRALEAEERLATEPAEMLFVDDDRRMALEAVKVAFEYARAEAALLKAEKAVADASAGPAAPGAAGAGKGETSTALPGLAGLTARIQDQQKALDKLKQETVQLNAQMASAKGVQRTTLARQLAIVQSQTELAQSRLDSYNAIVQFETTNVLVPGQSAGLSAQIDALERGIPQLSAPSKAAGAVPAAPQPGAAVAAHGADLTPPAPDSGLLGAVEALIRLGKAQSELSARVSETRLLGSQAEAARTSLVARLRELNARADALAATPDSDDLAASRARKRQFDDLIKRHKMITDALLPLAKQRVVLQLYSANLQQWIGTVRQRSDDQLRRLILRLSALGVVLLAVFIAAFVWRRLTLRYVQDLRRRRQLLQLRRFTVALIVVLVLLFDFASQLGTLATVMGFAAAGIALALQNVILSFAGYFFVTGRYGIRVGDRIQIAGISGDVIDIGLFKLALMELVGDGNSRQPTGRVVIFPNSIVFQANGNFFKQAPGTNFVWNEFRLTLAPDCDYRLAEKRLLEVVEDVYARYRDAVQRQYSNLEREVSMKFESPRPQSRLRLGTNGIELTIRYPADTRHSVQVADEISRRALDAIAQDPALALAMPGTPNLMPMASSEPAAAEAAEPQNGHDAAPEARGDSAMIPAGAEVVVEHPSDAPASRPSTQNKG